ATGAGGCCTCTGTTGCGCTTTACCAAGAGCCGTCAAAATCGTTAAGTATTGATGCTGGGCAATTACAACGCAGTCACTTAACCTCTTTTGAGCAACGTGAACTTGAAATACTTCAACTTCGTGGAATGCACAATTTAGATTGGGGTTTTCTTGAAGGTGTTGGCGTTGATTGGCAATATACAGACTCAACGGCGACAACAAGTATCCCAGGTGAGCTTAAAGTAACGGTTCGTGATGAGTACTTAGATGGTAAATATCAACGTACTTTTTACAATGGTAGCTTAGGTGGTAACCCCTATTTATATCGATTTGTCGACCTAGAAGATGATGTCGAAAACTGGGGCGTTAATGTAAACAAAGTTTTTTACTTTGATAACGCCGAAGTTGAAATTGCTGGTGGTGGTTATTTTGTTGAAAAAACACGTGATTACCGTACAGACTTTTTTAACTATCGCTTTAGCCAAACTCAATCTTTAGAATTGGCCCAAAGTGAAGACGATGCACTTTCAATCGGCAGTTATTTTGCTAACGATGCTGTGATTGATTCAACGGATGTCGAGTTATTGTTCCAAGAGCCGACAGCCGATGATTACTTAGCAGCGCAAATGATTGACGCATATTACGGCTCTTTTGACGTAACGTTTGCTCAAGATTGGCGTTTAAGTGGTGGTGTGCGTTACGAGGACTTCCGCCAAGTTGCGCTTGCTTTTTCTCGCTCAGCATTTGATCCTGCTTTACTGGCTGATAAATTAAGTGCCGATGCGATAGAACAAGCGAGTGTGATGGAAGATGAGTATTTTACTTCGCTATCTATGACATATAATCAGAAATCGTACCAGGTTCGTTTTGGTTATGGCAACACGGTTGTACGCCCTGATTTACGAGAACTAAGCCCTGTACAATTCCAAGATCCGCTTACTGGTTATCGAACTCTTGGTAATCCATTCTTAGAATCTAGTTACCTAGATAACTTTGATGCGCGCATCGAATTTTACATGGAAAATGGCGATAATTACTCAGTGGGTGCTTTCTATAAAGATATTGATAAGCCAATCGAAGCTTTATTAACAGAAAGTGATGGTCGTTTTACCTTACAGTTTGATAATGCTGATACAGCTTATGTTTACGGTATTGAGGCTGAATGGTTAACTGAGTTACACAGTGATTTATTAGGAGGTGCTTTTTTTACTTCTGGTAATTTAACTATCAGTGATTCAGAAGTTGAAATTGCTGAAGAACAACGCGGCGATCTCACTAACCTTAAGCGACGTATGACGGGGCATTCAAAGTATGTTGCAAACTTACAATTGAATTACGATTCACATGATGGCATGCATCAAGCATCTGTTATCTATAATGTATTTGGTGATCGTATTTTAGCTGCGGGTGTTAATAACTTTGATGATGCTTACGAACAACCTTTAAACTCGTTAGACATGGTTTATAGTTATTACCCAACGTTTAATACTACATTAACACTTAAAGTGAAAAATATGTTGGGACAAAACTTTGAAGTAGAGCAAAACGATGTGCTAATTCGTTCTCAAGAAACACCTAGTGAAGTCAGTCTTAGCTTTAGTTATGGGTTTTAAAGTTATCTAATAAAGGCTGTTATCATTAACCTTTATTATCCTAGCCCTACGAAGTGTAGGGCTTTTTATTATGTTTTTTAACACCAATTAAAAACCAATAATTTAATGATAAATTGGTATCAAGCATCAGTATTAATTTTTAAAGCAGATTATTGCTGAGTAGAGTTATGACTGATAGCAATGTCGGGAGTTTTACAATGAAGTAAGAGTCCATTCTTTACTGAGCTCATTGTTTACTTTAGTGACCGCACTTAATGTTTGCACATAACAGATAACATTGATTTCGCTACCAGTACCTTTTGAAACCCATGAGCTACCATCATATTTAGTATATTAATCCTCATCCACATCACATTTTTTCAATACTCCCTGTTAGTTCTTCCTTATGACCTCGCTGTTTGTAAAGTTGATTTAAAGATAAGAAGTTGATAAAAGCGTCTTTTTTTAAATGGCTTGAATCACTTTAAAGTATAAAGAAATACGCAATATATTCCTCAATAAAGTTCCAGACTATCATAAGTGCTTATTGCATTTGCATTGACCAGTTTAGTTACAAACAATTGGTTGTTACATTCTAATAAAGGCTAAATTAGGAGATAGTTAGTCGTTAAAAATACCTGCGTTTTCGATGACGTTCAATAATCTAGCTACCAAAAATATGCCTATTGATTGAATATGAAAAAATTTTATGTTCTATGAGTAATACTGGTGTTGCCTCAATCACAGTGCTAGATTAATCCGTCTAAAAATTAAATCTCACGCAATGAATTTTAATTTTTAATGAATTAGGTATTTCTTATGACTCAAACAGTGGAACAAACAATGAAAAAAGTAGGATTAGTCGGATGGCGGGGTATGGTTGGCTCTGTATTATTGGAGCGTATGCAACAAGAAAATGATTTTGCTCATATCGACACTACTTTTTTTACCACCTCGCAAGCAGGCCAACTTGGCCCTGATTTAGCTGGCCCTGCCAAGCCATTACTTGATGCTAATGACTGCCAAGCATTGGCAAAAATGGACATCATCATTTCTTGCCAAGGTGGTGATTATACCAATGATGTGTATCCAGCGCTTCGTGCATCGGGTTGGGATGGTTACTGGATTGATGCTGCATCGGCACTTCGCATGAAAGATGACAGCATTATAGTGCTCGACCCGGTTAATCTTGATGTGATCAAACACGGTTTAGCATCTGGAGTTAAAACCTTTGTTGGTGGAAACTGTACTGTATCGCTGATGTTATTAGCGCTCGGTGGTTTATTTGAGCGTGATTTAATTGAATGGGTCAGCCCTATGACGTATCAAGCTGCATCAGGCGCTGGGGCTCGTAATATGAAAGAGCTTATTGCTCAGATGGGCACCATACATCAGTCTGTTGCAGGGCTTGTTGATGACGAACGTGCTGCCATTTTGGAAATTGATAAAATTGTTAGCGAAAAAATCGCAAGCGATGACTTACCCACTGCACAGTTTGGTGTTGCTCTAGCAGGTAGTTTAATTCCATGGATTGATGTGCCAATGCCTTCAGGTCAATCTAAGGAAGAATGGAAAGCTCAGGTTGAGGCAAATAAAATATTAGGCACCCAAGCGGCACCTATTCCAGTTGATGGTTTATGCGTCCGTATTGGCGCAATGCGCTGCCATTCACAAGCAATGACAATTAAGTTACGTAAAGATATTTCGGTCGCAGAAATTGAAGCTATTTTGGCTAGTCACAATGAATGGGTTAAGGTTATTCCAAATGACCGAGCATTGACTACCCAAGACCTAACACCAGTAAAAGTAACCGGTACACTCACTATTCCTGTAGGCCGTATTCGTAAATTAAATATGGGTCCAGAATATATCAGTGCATTTACGGTAGGCGATCAATTATTATGGGGTGCAGCAGAACCACTTCGTCGTATGCTTAAAATAATTGAACAATACGCTTAATTCATTACTACTTATTTCTAAACCCTGATTTTGTTCAGGGTTTTTTATCGCTTAAAATAAACCAAAGCAACCAGTGACTATTACATAATTTTACGTAAACTAAAAAATATCTGTTCGCTAAAAGTGATCGTGAGTGACAAAATTACAATTAAAACATCTACTGCAAAGTGATGCTTGGTTTAGTCAGTTACCAATAAATTTACAAGATTTTTTAGTTAACGAAGGACAGGTGATTGCCTTTGGTGAACAGCAGGCTATTTTTTATCGTGACGATGAGCCAAATGGTTTTTATGCAATATTGTCTGGCTCTGTCAATATCTTAGGGCTTGATCAATTTGGCAACCAGGCAATGCTTGCTTTGTTAACTTCCATTAGTTGGTTTGGTGAAATATCGCTAATTGATGCTGCACCTCGCACTCATGATGCAATGACACTTGAACAGACACAATTATTTTTCATAAAACAACAAAAAATCACTTCCTTTTTAGCTTTAAATCCAACGTGTTGGCGCTACTTTGCCAAGTTAATGAGTCATAAATTACGCATGATGTTTGTTGCTTATGAGGATTTACGGTTATTAAGTGCAAAAAAAAGGATCATCAAACAGCTGTGTTTATTGGCTGAAAATTATACGTTTAGTGAACAGCCAAACTTAACTTTTTCGCTTAATCAATCTCACTTGTCTGCTTTAGCAGCAACTTCAAGACAAACATGTAACCAAGTACTAAACGAATTAGTAGCGGATGATATTTTAAAACTGAGTACCTTAAAGATTGAAATTATTAATTTAACTAAATTGAAGTTACAGCTGATGATTGAACAATAAGATGTCGGCTAGCTGACATCATAGCAATAATAAAACTGCTAACATCAATTTACTAATTTAATGTAGGTAACCTTATGAAAAAAATTGAACAATATTTAACAAGTTATGCCGCTTATCATCGTGATCCACGAAATTTAACGACCCACTTTTTTGGTATTCCGCTCATTGTTCTGAGTATTTTAGTGCTAATGGCGCAAACAAGTTGGCAGATTGCTGAAGTTACAATCAATTTATCGCTAATTGTTGTGCTTTTCTTGTCTGCTTTTTATCTCAGCTTAAATAGAATAATTGGCCTGATTATGCTTGTTTTGTTGCTGCCATTGTTGGTTGTTGCTGATATTTTGGCCGCTCATTACTCTTGGCTGCTAGGCGTTCCTTTATTTGTAGTTGGCTGGGTTTTACAGTTTATTGGCCATTATTATGAGGGTAAAAAACCAGCCTTTGTTGATGATATAAGTGGTTTAATTATTGGACCCTTGTTTGTAGTGGTTGAATGGTTATTTCATTTTGGTTTCTTTGCTGCTTTAAAGGCCACGATAGAAGCCGAGGTGGGCCCACTTAAACGCCATACAAACTAACTTAGTGATATTTACCCATTAACATATCAGCAAATAAACGAAAGTCGGCTAATAGACTATAAAAGGGAGCTTTAAATGTCGCAGGCCGATTTTTTTCAAATATAAAATGCCCAATCCAAGCAAAGCCATAACCGACCACAGGTACAAATAATAATATTTTTGGCTCTGACCAATACACAGTGAGTAAACTCAGCATAATCACTAAGAAAGTACCGATAAAATGTAACCATCGGCAGGTACGATTTTTATGTTCGTTGAGATAATAAGGGTAAAATGCACTAAAACATGAAAACTGTTGTGGTGTTGGCGATTGCTTCATAATTTATCCTTATATTAACTTCAGTAATATATGCCATAAGTACAACTAAAACAAAATAGTATGATCTTGTTTATTAACATCAATATTGAATAAGAGTTTTACTAACATACTGAAATAAATATAAATATCGCTGTTAATTAACTCTAGCCATTGATTTTTAAAGCTTACAAGGCCGATTTAAACGTTAATAACAAGCCTATTCCCCTCTTAATCCAACGATTTAGCATTGAAACTAGCCGCTTGTGATAGATTTATTGTTCAGTATTGAGCTTAATTAAATTGGCATAACTTGCGCTTGCATACCAAACTTGCTGTGGCGATATTGACGCTACTTAATGGGTGGATATAGATGAGTCTCGAATTATTTTTAGATAACTGGCCGAACTACCTTATTTATTTTATTGCCTACGTATCAGCACTCTCTGCTTTTGGTTGTAATTCTATCTTTTGGCTTAGACTACTCACCATTATTTCATCCTCTTGTTTTGTTATCTATTATGCAACTATTGGGACTGAACCTCTTTGGCTTGATATTACCTCAGAGTCACTTTTAGTATTAGTTAACGCTGTGATGTTGACATTACTGTGGTATCGACAAAAGTCGATTCAATTTACAGAAGAAGAAAAGGAATTATACGCGACTGTTTTTGCGCGCTTCAGTGCGTTTGAGTTTTATAAGTTAATCCATGTTGGGCATTGGCAAACATTTGAAGCGGGTGATGTATTAACTAAGCAAGGAAAAAAAGTACCCGCGTTGTATTTTATTTATAACGGAGAGGTCGATATTATTGTCGATAATTGTAAAAAATTAAGTTTACGTGATGGTTATTTTATTGGGGAACTCAGTTTTACACTCGATCAAGCTGCCAATGCTGACGTAATAGTTAACCAACCGACACGTATTTTATATTGGCCACAAGCAGAATTACAGCAACTACTAAAACGAAATCCTGCAATGAAAAATGCTTTAGAGGCAATGATCACGCAGGATTTAGCAAAAAAACTACGGCAAGATTAAACCGAACAATTTACTTATTCGGTTTTCTCTTCGTATTTTTTCACGCGTAACACTGAACCACAGAGATTCTCACCATTTAGTGATTTAATTGCTAATTTGGCTTCGCCAACTTTAGGCATGTGAGCAATAGCAAAACCTTTAGATTGTTGAGTTACAGCATCAAGCACTATGGTACATGATTGCACGGTACCAAATTGTTCAAGTTTGTTGCGAAGCTCAACTTCGGTAAGTGTTTTGGCTAAATTACGAATTAATAGTTTCATTTAAATCTTATCATTTAAGGACGTGCAGAGGCACTGACATGCCATGATATCAGTTATTGCTCGTCCACTATATTAATAATTGACTGATAGCCTTTAAATTTAGTAATCACGATCGACTCTGACGTTGCCATTGGCTAAATACACCATTCTTACTTTGTCTTTAGCGTTGAATTGCATTTTTGGATCATTATCTTGGATAACCATAAATTCACCATCGTGCTCGGTGCGGATCATCAACTCAACAAGCTGCTGCTGGTAGATGTGCTGTCGAGGTTGGCGATTTGATGATGCATTGGCGCCAATTAATGCCCCTAATATTGTTGCAGCTACCCGACCACTGCCATCGCCAAATTGATTACCAATGGCACCACCAATTAACGCACCACCAAAATGGTTCCAACCATTGCGTCTATCAGTCACTATTTCAGTTTCAGTGATTTCACGTTTAGACGTAATTTGGCCAAACAGTACTTTTTCAACCGGTACTGCTTTGTTGCGCTCATAATGGGCTTTGCTCGATGTTGAAAAAAAAGCTAAAAGTATAAGTGAAACATAAACTAAATATTTAGGCATTTGATATCACTCCAGTTGTTACCAACCAATTTTAGCTTTTTGGCGGGTTTTACGAATTTCAGTTTCGTCTGCCCATTCAATAAGGCCACTTTCTAAATCAAGTAATTTCATGGTGAATTTATAATACACATCTGCGGTATCTTTATTCGATTTTACTATGCTTGATAAATTACCGTATAACATGTACTGAGCGCCTGTTTGTTTACCAAACGCTAGAGCCTTTTTCGGATCAACCACGCCAGCTTCATTTTGAAAAGTAAGTTGATCTTTAACTGCTTCAACACGAGTCATATCAATAAATCGGAACTTGCCCGAGCGTAATAGCTGAGTCGAAATTGAGTCTGTCACTGATTCAGTATCAATATGCTCACTGGTTTTATTCTTTAAGCGTTCAACAAAAACAACAGGGCGATTATTTTGTGTCAAAGTACCCACGACAGGAGACAGTAATAAAGAGTTGGTCATTTCTGTAGCCACTTTTTGCAAATCAGTGGAGCCAAAATTAATATCGGTGGTTTCTACGGCTTGTGCGTCACCATAACTTACAACTGCGCGATTTGCACAACCCGAAACAGTCAATAAAGTACAGGTAATGGCTGAGGTGATAAATAATTTTTTCATAAGTTTTCCTGATTGGTTTAATTAAAAACGTTGTAGCTGGGTTGCAACTTCACGAATATAAAATTTAAAGCTGTTGGCTTGCGTATTCTGAGCAAGACCAAGTAATTCTTTATTTTGCCCCCCATGTAGGTCGATGGGTTGCCAATTTTGGCTGTTTGGCTCTATTTCGAACCCTTGTTGATCGAACCAGCTGATCCGGTACTGTAATTTCTGAGATTTGTGATAATCGCTTTTAATTTGCACTGCTACATTTAAATAATCATTTTGTTTACGCGTTAATATCTGGCTTATGTGTAAACGGCCTGCCAGGCGACTATTATCAACCTCAATATAGTTTTGTAAGCTAGTCTCATCTAACATTTTTTGATTTACAGAAATGGTTTTGGTACCAATGCCGGTCGTAATTGGGTTATGGACACAGCCACTTAACGCAATTGCAAATATGATTACACTGGATAATTTCACTAAGGTAAATTGTTTCATCGTGACTCCTTTATAAATAATAAATGTTGTTTTGTACCATTTGGCCGTTTGATTTAACTAACAGTAACAAGGTGGAATTTGGTTTGATTTCAATACTGACAGGATGCTGATGTCCATCAATTAACAGTGCCAAATTAGCTGTACCAATAGGTTCAATGCTACTGACTATTTGCGCATTGTTAGGCAAACTTAACCAACTGCGGGTATCAGCGCGTTCTGATGCTAAGTTATATAAAGCGGCGATTACATTTCCCACATCACCGCCTTCTTTTGCCATGGTACGTCTAACTTGTTCTTTAGCGATTAATCTACCCAATTGCCTTGTGATGAGCAGGGAAATATTATCTTTTAAATTGGCTGCGGCTTGTGCGTTGAATTTTGCTATTTCACTGCCTTGCAACATTTTATCTTTAAACTGAACTGACAGCGGGCGAGTAGGGGTAATATACTGATAAGTTGGTAGTGCAACACTGTAAAAACGCATATCACCACTTGAGGTATAAATAGGTAAACGCAGCATTAACTCATCTTTAGGCGTAATTAAATCCTGCTCATAGAGGATCACTAATCGACCATGGGTATTGGAATTGTACGATGCTTTGCCTCCGGTTTGCCTTGCACTTAAACGCTCCACTTCAGTACGCAAATAGGGATTATTTGGATAAAGCACCAATGCCGCTTTTAAATCAATCAATGCATCGTCTATTTGTCCTGCACTTTCATACATTAAAGCAGACAGTACTAGCATAAAACCATTTTGAACGCCGTTGAGTTTAGAACCTATCACATTGTCCATTTTCGGATACGCTTGATTGACACTGTGCCAGTCAACACCAAAATTTTGTTCATCAGATAAAGCGCGTGCTGATAAATCTAGATTTTGCTGTTGTAGCAACTGACTTTGTACAATATGCGCTTGTCTTATTTCAACCATAGCCGCTTCATTATTTTTATCAGACAAATAATTGATAGCTTGATATGTATGCACTAAGACTTGTTCATGCAGTGGCAAATTGTAAGCGAGCGCATTATCGTTACTCAGCAAAGCACCTATTTGTTCGCCTGATTTACTGATTTGAATTTGTGCTTTTAATTGTTCACTTTTTTGCTTTTCAATCGCCAAATTAAAATATTCTAGACTTTGTTTATAGTTTTGCGCTAACTGGGCAATTTTACCTTTTTCAACTAAATCAAGTTGATAGTTAGTATCTGAGGGCGTATTCAAATTAATTGACAGTTGTGCTGCTTCTAAATTATTTGAATTGAGAGCAATACGCGTTTGTTGATACTGATCGCTATAGGTATTAAACATGTTTGATAGACTTAAGTTGGCACAGCCACTAAGCACTAATGAAAGCAAAACAATAAAAGGGCGTTTAAACATCTTAACAATACAAAAAGACAAGTTAAGTTCATTCTAACCTATTCACTTTTTTTTACCGTCAGCAATTGTAGTTAAATTGTAAAAAAACGTAGTAGTAAAATAACGCTTATTACTTAAGCAATTCTAATGGTTAGATTGGCATACATTGTTGATTATTTCTGTGTTTTAAGCTTGTTTTGTGGTATTTTGTTGCACCAAATTTGGAGCACCCTATGATCAATAATTTAGTCCTACGTCGTTTACGCTATGCCCTTAATCTTCGTGAAGAAAGTATGCAAGCAATTTTCTTACTTGCAGATCACAAAATTAAACCTTTTTCTGTTAGCTGTTTACTCAAAAAAGAAGAAGAAGAGGGTTATATCGAATGTACTGATGTGGTACTTGAAAAGTTTCTAGATGGATTGATTATTCAAAATCGTGGTGTCAAAGAAGAAACAGCCACAGATCCAGCAACATCAGTACCAAGTACTGAGCGAGTTCGTCTTAATAATAATATTATTTTGAAAAAAATCCGTGTTGCTTTAGAGCTTCGTGAAGAAGATTTACTTGATATTATGGTAAAAGCGGATTTCCGTGTTACTAAAGCTGAATTAGGTGCATTCTTTCGTAAACGTGGTACCCGTAATTTTAAACCATGTGGTGACCAATTTATGCGAAACTTTTTAACAGGCTTGTGTTTAAAATATCGTCCGAATGATAAAAAAGCTTAGTTATTACGTTAGATAAAAAAACCGGATAGTATCCGGTTTTTTTGTATCGAAATTTAGGCAATAAAAAAGGTAGCTAAGCTACCTTTTTTATATTTAGTTTTGATTAACCTTCAAAACTTGGACGGCTACGACCTTCACCGCTAGCTTTAAAACTACGCACTGGCTTTTTATCGCCACGGTCATTATTACGCTCGTTACGACGACGAGGTTGGAACTCACGTGGTGCACGATCATTACGATCTGAACGTGGAGCACGTTCTTCACGCTGTGAATCAGCTGCAGCAGCTTGTTCAGCAGTAACCAAACTTGGTGAAATCTTATGTTTACGTATTAAAACTTGCTGTAATTTTTCAAATGCTGGTTTTGGCATGTTTTTAGGTAAATCAACATGTGTGAAACCATCAAATAAACGAATTTGACCGATATCATTTGAATCAATTTTGATTTCATTTGCAACAGCACCAACGATATCACCTGGACGCACACCATGCGTACGGCCAACGTTAAAGCGATATGTATCAAACTCACCGTTATCACGACGTGGACGCTCTGAACGTTCGCGTGGAGCTCGCTCGCTACGATCATTACGGTCAAAACGATCATTACGGTCACGACCACCGCGATCTGAACGAGCAGCAAACTCACGCTCTACCGGATCCGCCTTAGGGTGGAAAGGAAGTGCAATTTGACGATCAAATAATAATGCAGCAGCAAGCTCAAGTGGTGTCGTATTGCTTTGCTCAGCCATTTGACTAACGATTGCTTGGAAATTCGCTAAGTCGTTTACTTCCATTGCTTTTACTAAAGCAGCCTGAGTACGTTCAATACGTGCTTGACCTAGTTGCTCAGCTGTAGGCATATCAAATACTTCAATCTTACCTTCAGTAATACGCTCTAAACGGCTTAAGCTACGCACTTCACGGTGTGAAGCAAACAAAATAGCTTCGCCTTCACGACCAGCACGGCCTGTACGACCAATACGGTGAACATAAGACTCAGAATCATGCGGTAAATCGTAGTTAATAACGTGTGTAATACGTGGTACATCTAATCCACGGGCTACAACGTCAGTTGCAATTAGAATATTGATGCGACCATTTTTTAATTGCTCAACAATACGCTCGCGATCTTGTTGTTGCATGTCACCGTTTAATGCTGAAGCTTTAAAGCCCTTGCTTACTAAGTGCTCAGCAAGTACTAACGTATCGTTACGTGTACGAACGAAAACAATCATTGCATCGTAATCAACAACTTCAGCAATACGCTCTAAACCAACTGTTTTGCCTATACGGCCTACAGTCCATGATTTTTGAGTTATTTTTGGCTTATCTGATTTTTGTACCGCAATTTTTACGTGTATAGGATCAGTTAAGAATTGATTAGTAATTTTCTTAATTGGTGCTGGCATAGTTGCAGAGAAGAACGCCATTTGAGTTTGATCAGGAATTTGATTCAAGATCCACTCGATGTCTTCTAAGAAACCCATGTTTAACATTTCATCAGCTTCATCAAGAACACATGCTTTAAGATTGTCTAATTT
This genomic stretch from Pseudoalteromonas tunicata harbors:
- a CDS encoding TonB-dependent receptor plug domain-containing protein; translated protein: MKHQKQFKTNLITLSLLSLFSSFNSFADQAQEIVNEEAIEEVVATGTRLKGSASAVIDERKNQAFVADIMGSEQISRTGDSDAASALRRVTGLSLVNDKFIYVRGLGERYSSVRLNGAIVPSPDLTRNVIPLDIFPSSIIESLAVQKAYSPNMPAAFGGGDVNIRTKSIPNETLFKVEIGASYKDTNDEGYTYNGGGDDWLGKDDGTRALSGSVKTALNTYINGLSDISYRNIRDVESKRQGVDIGQAAAIDLNKSLAKALPRDFGLEKESLNPDAGIKVVYGDRFDNLFGLDGSFGFLASVAYENEWSNAEKFSAVLSSVDASESACSKDDFTCYSATEKEVSTTHNIKLNSSLNLGYKIGGHDLTATYMMLRDTEDEASVALYQEPSKSLSIDAGQLQRSHLTSFEQRELEILQLRGMHNLDWGFLEGVGVDWQYTDSTATTSIPGELKVTVRDEYLDGKYQRTFYNGSLGGNPYLYRFVDLEDDVENWGVNVNKVFYFDNAEVEIAGGGYFVEKTRDYRTDFFNYRFSQTQSLELAQSEDDALSIGSYFANDAVIDSTDVELLFQEPTADDYLAAQMIDAYYGSFDVTFAQDWRLSGGVRYEDFRQVALAFSRSAFDPALLADKLSADAIEQASVMEDEYFTSLSMTYNQKSYQVRFGYGNTVVRPDLRELSPVQFQDPLTGYRTLGNPFLESSYLDNFDARIEFYMENGDNYSVGAFYKDIDKPIEALLTESDGRFTLQFDNADTAYVYGIEAEWLTELHSDLLGGAFFTSGNLTISDSEVEIAEEQRGDLTNLKRRMTGHSKYVANLQLNYDSHDGMHQASVIYNVFGDRILAAGVNNFDDAYEQPLNSLDMVYSYYPTFNTTLTLKVKNMLGQNFEVEQNDVLIRSQETPSEVSLSFSYGF
- the asd gene encoding aspartate-semialdehyde dehydrogenase; translated protein: MTQTVEQTMKKVGLVGWRGMVGSVLLERMQQENDFAHIDTTFFTTSQAGQLGPDLAGPAKPLLDANDCQALAKMDIIISCQGGDYTNDVYPALRASGWDGYWIDAASALRMKDDSIIVLDPVNLDVIKHGLASGVKTFVGGNCTVSLMLLALGGLFERDLIEWVSPMTYQAASGAGARNMKELIAQMGTIHQSVAGLVDDERAAILEIDKIVSEKIASDDLPTAQFGVALAGSLIPWIDVPMPSGQSKEEWKAQVEANKILGTQAAPIPVDGLCVRIGAMRCHSQAMTIKLRKDISVAEIEAILASHNEWVKVIPNDRALTTQDLTPVKVTGTLTIPVGRIRKLNMGPEYISAFTVGDQLLWGAAEPLRRMLKIIEQYA
- a CDS encoding Crp/Fnr family transcriptional regulator, which gives rise to MTKLQLKHLLQSDAWFSQLPINLQDFLVNEGQVIAFGEQQAIFYRDDEPNGFYAILSGSVNILGLDQFGNQAMLALLTSISWFGEISLIDAAPRTHDAMTLEQTQLFFIKQQKITSFLALNPTCWRYFAKLMSHKLRMMFVAYEDLRLLSAKKRIIKQLCLLAENYTFSEQPNLTFSLNQSHLSALAATSRQTCNQVLNELVADDILKLSTLKIEIINLTKLKLQLMIEQ
- a CDS encoding DUF962 domain-containing protein; the protein is MKKIEQYLTSYAAYHRDPRNLTTHFFGIPLIVLSILVLMAQTSWQIAEVTINLSLIVVLFLSAFYLSLNRIIGLIMLVLLLPLLVVADILAAHYSWLLGVPLFVVGWVLQFIGHYYEGKKPAFVDDISGLIIGPLFVVVEWLFHFGFFAALKATIEAEVGPLKRHTN
- a CDS encoding DUF962 domain-containing protein, with the protein product MKQSPTPQQFSCFSAFYPYYLNEHKNRTCRWLHFIGTFLVIMLSLLTVYWSEPKILLFVPVVGYGFAWIGHFIFEKNRPATFKAPFYSLLADFRLFADMLMGKYH
- a CDS encoding Crp/Fnr family transcriptional regulator — its product is MSLELFLDNWPNYLIYFIAYVSALSAFGCNSIFWLRLLTIISSSCFVIYYATIGTEPLWLDITSESLLVLVNAVMLTLLWYRQKSIQFTEEEKELYATVFARFSAFEFYKLIHVGHWQTFEAGDVLTKQGKKVPALYFIYNGEVDIIVDNCKKLSLRDGYFIGELSFTLDQAANADVIVNQPTRILYWPQAELQQLLKRNPAMKNALEAMITQDLAKKLRQD
- a CDS encoding RNA recognition motif domain-containing protein; this encodes MKLLIRNLAKTLTEVELRNKLEQFGTVQSCTIVLDAVTQQSKGFAIAHMPKVGEAKLAIKSLNGENLCGSVLRVKKYEEKTE
- a CDS encoding glycine zipper 2TM domain-containing protein; protein product: MPKYLVYVSLILLAFFSTSSKAHYERNKAVPVEKVLFGQITSKREITETEIVTDRRNGWNHFGGALIGGAIGNQFGDGSGRVAATILGALIGANASSNRQPRQHIYQQQLVELMIRTEHDGEFMVIQDNDPKMQFNAKDKVRMVYLANGNVRVDRDY
- the lpoB gene encoding penicillin-binding protein activator LpoB yields the protein MKKLFITSAITCTLLTVSGCANRAVVSYGDAQAVETTDINFGSTDLQKVATEMTNSLLLSPVVGTLTQNNRPVVFVERLKNKTSEHIDTESVTDSISTQLLRSGKFRFIDMTRVEAVKDQLTFQNEAGVVDPKKALAFGKQTGAQYMLYGNLSSIVKSNKDTADVYYKFTMKLLDLESGLIEWADETEIRKTRQKAKIGW
- a CDS encoding YcfL family protein, which codes for MKQFTLVKLSSVIIFAIALSGCVHNPITTGIGTKTISVNQKMLDETSLQNYIEVDNSRLAGRLHISQILTRKQNDYLNVAVQIKSDYHKSQKLQYRISWFDQQGFEIEPNSQNWQPIDLHGGQNKELLGLAQNTQANSFKFYIREVATQLQRF
- a CDS encoding COG3014 family protein produces the protein MFKRPFIVLLSLVLSGCANLSLSNMFNTYSDQYQQTRIALNSNNLEAAQLSINLNTPSDTNYQLDLVEKGKIAQLAQNYKQSLEYFNLAIEKQKSEQLKAQIQISKSGEQIGALLSNDNALAYNLPLHEQVLVHTYQAINYLSDKNNEAAMVEIRQAHIVQSQLLQQQNLDLSARALSDEQNFGVDWHSVNQAYPKMDNVIGSKLNGVQNGFMLVLSALMYESAGQIDDALIDLKAALVLYPNNPYLRTEVERLSARQTGGKASYNSNTHGRLVILYEQDLITPKDELMLRLPIYTSSGDMRFYSVALPTYQYITPTRPLSVQFKDKMLQGSEIAKFNAQAAANLKDNISLLITRQLGRLIAKEQVRRTMAKEGGDVGNVIAALYNLASERADTRSWLSLPNNAQIVSSIEPIGTANLALLIDGHQHPVSIEIKPNSTLLLLVKSNGQMVQNNIYYL
- a CDS encoding DUF1456 family protein, which translates into the protein MINNLVLRRLRYALNLREESMQAIFLLADHKIKPFSVSCLLKKEEEEGYIECTDVVLEKFLDGLIIQNRGVKEETATDPATSVPSTERVRLNNNIILKKIRVALELREEDLLDIMVKADFRVTKAELGAFFRKRGTRNFKPCGDQFMRNFLTGLCLKYRPNDKKA